The genomic segment AGCAAACTTCACTAACATGACTGAGGTCTCCTTGGGATGGAAGTTTGTGGGAAAGTGCACAAGAGTATAAATCTACCTGGTTTGGTTCTGGGCCCAAGGAGGCTTGCTGTCTGCTTTGCCCATCGCCTATGTTGGCTCAATAGGAAAAACAGTATGTTATGTGGCAGCAATAGAAACAGCTCTTAACATCAGCCCAGGGCAAAACAGACAGCATACTGCAGTTCACTTCAACCATTCACCCAGTTAGGCACATCTCTTCAGTCCCACATAGTATCTAAACAGTAACTGGTCTTTAACTATGTTCAAACAGTAACTATGTTCTGAAAATTAAATATCAGTTCAAACTGCCtcgatacatttttttattaataagGAAATGTTTAAGCTCAGAATGTACTGTACATTGATGAGAGACATGTTGATGCTGTGTGTTCCATGTTCTTACATTGAGGCTGAAGGAGATGCCCTTGACCTCCCTCAGGGCGGCTCGTCCAAACGGTTTGCCGTCGTCCTCGTCGTCAGATATACGGGGTTCAGCGAGGGCCagctcccctcccttctccacaATCTTCTTACACTTCTACagaaacacacaggacacagctCGAGGGTCAGTGTTTCCATTACCACATACAATTGAATGTCTAAGATTGGTGTTTTGTTATGAAAAAGGTGCAGGACTACATTTTGCACCAGGACAAATGCTTAGtaaatcttctccaagtcatatTATTACATGATTGTCATCATCATGACATTGAAGAGCACTTACGTCAGTGAACTCCTTGATGCTGATGCTGTTTGCCTGCTTGGCCACCTTCCTCTTCACATCCTCGATGGTGGCCATGTTGGGCTGGGGGGGACCTGGCGGGGGCTTGTTGGTGATGCTGGGGAGCGGGGCCATCTGCTGCATGGAGGCCATAGATCCCATACTGGCCAGGGCAGCAGTCATTGTGGCAGCTGTCATGCTAGCCATAGCTGCATTCATGGTCATGCTCATAGGCATGTTCATAGACATGTTCATGGGCATGTTCATGGGCATGTTCATATTCATGGGCATGGAGAAGGACATGGGGTTGGGTAAAGGCAGCTGGAGGACCGCTTTGGGTCGCAGGCTCTCTGGGATGGGTATCCCGGCCTTGGCACACATGGCGGCTGCATTAGCCTTAGCAATCTCCAGTAACTGGTCTTTATCTGTGAGGAGGGATGAGGAACACATCACAAACTTGCATTGAGACTTACTGTACACCGGTGTTTTTGTCAAGTTACCATTGGAGAAAATAAAGTTATTCAATTCAAATACATTGATCATTCAAAAAAAAATGGTGACATGCTTACCCAGCTCTGTGAGTCGTGGCGGGCTTTTGCTGGTGTCGCGGTTGGTGCGTGCCGGAGACCTCTTCTTGCGGAGGATGAGGACTGGGGAGTGGCTTGGCTCACGCTTCCAGCGGTCCCTCTGGCTCAGCTGGTGGCTGCCGAATGCACCCCTCCCCCTCCGCCGCGAACCGGAGCGTGACCTCGATCTCTTTGACCTCCGAGCAGGAGACCGTGACTTGGACCGTTTTCTTTTCGGCGACCTAGACTTTGAGCGCTTGTTCCGCGTTCTGGATTTGGACCGTGATTTCTTCTTTCTCGTCCCGGACTTTGAGCGAGACCTCTTCCTCCGAGACGGCGTCCTGGACTTCCTCTTGCGGCTTGGCGACGAGGACCTCGATTTCCTTTTCCTCCCTGGAGACTTGGATCTGGACCTCCTCTTCTTGGAGGACTTTGCATCAGAGCGTTTCTTCTGACCAGGAGACTttgaccttgactttttcctcttTGAAGGAGACCTGGACTTTGAAGATTCTCCTCCCTTCTCTGTCATCTCTGCCTCTCCAGATGTTGGCTGTGGTTTAGGTGAGGCAGGGAGCTCTTCACCCTGAGGTGTCACCTTGTCCCCTCCACCAGCATCTGTTTTGGGGGGTAAGGAATCTACAGAGCCATCCAAGGTTTCTGAAGTAACAGGTCCATCCGATTCCCCTGGCTCACCAGTTGGCTGGCCGCTGAGGTTAGGATCAGGGGCTGACGTTGACTGGTGGTCAGTGGAGGCCTCATGCTGCTCACCTGAAGGCACCTCGGGAGAAATAGGGCACTTCTGTGGAGACGTCAGACATTCTGAGGGCTGGGAGGAAACGGCTGGCTCTCCCTTACTGCTGTCCCCTAAGAAGGGTATCGGCTTCCACCCTCCTCCAGTGGCGGCGGCCATATTGACGACACCATCAATGCTGCTTTGGGAAGCTAGGGCTGGCGGATCGATTGGAACCATTACGTTTTCGTCTTTCACAGCAGACTCATCTTTAGCCAGGGCCGCAGAGGGATCTTTCTCGACTAATTGGCTGTCTTTTGAGGCAGACCTGGATTTGTCGTTTCTGGACGGAGAGGGAGATcctgaactcatctctcggtgTCTCGACTGAGATCTCGTCTTAGATTTCGATCGCCTTCTGGATCTCGATCTAGACCGTCTGTCTTTCTTCAAGATCACGAGGGACCTTGACCGGGTTCTCCTGCCTCTCCTGGCAGACCCAGACCTTCTAGAATGTGACCCGGACCTCCGGTGCCGTGATCTGGAACGTGTGTGTCCGCCACGTCTTCTACCGGACCTCGATCTGgatctccctctcctgtccctggATCTGCGCTTGCCTGAACGAGACCGTGAACGTCTGGAGGAGGACTTTTCCGGAGACTTCTCCTCTAGTTTAGGGATAATATCAGGTAGATCCTGAGGTTTGCTCTCCTTGTTCCCAGGCTGAGGCTTCGACTCGGACTCCGACCCAGATGAGCTGTTGGACTTGTCACCATCTTTCTtctgcttttttttcttcttcttcccaGAATGTCGTTTATGCCGCTTGGATCTCCCATCATCCTCTTCCCCTGTGGAATTAATGTCAATATTTTAGAAATGAATCATCATGACATTTGATTCAATATGTAGAAATTGACATTACCTGGTTGCTAAAAATTTGGTTTGTGACAAAAAGCTAAGTTTTGTGtagagaatcactgtaccatctagCTAAACtgctgaaatatattttcaataaccaaaaccgTTGTAAAATGACGTAAACAGATCTACCATCAAACTTgcgttcaatgagaatgacagatctagaaCTCACATTTCAATGTGAATTGCGTCGTGCACAAAGCTACATAATGGACCTTTAAGTAATCTGCTGATTATTAACATCAAACTGAAAAGGTCCACCACTGCTGTTATGCATATGCTTAGTAGTAGTTTGAGACGACTTACCAGTCTTTGCCTTGTCTCCATCAGAGTCTGCTGCTGATTCTGAGCCGCTCCCTTTCTCTTCCTTACGTTTCTTCTTTTTGCTTTTGTGCTTCTTGTGCTTCTTATGCTTCCTGTGTTTCTTTTGTGGGACATCACCCTCTTCCTTATTGGCTACACCATCTTTATCTGTATAAATAATACCGTACATTACAATTTCATTTGAAATAGATGCTTTCACCTGATCAATACTGGAGTATCAGTGCAAATAAAGGAAAGGAGAAAATAGAATATCACTTTGGACTATTGCGATACAGCCCTTGTGTTACTGACCTTGTGTGTTGTTGATCCCATCTGCTCCTTCTGCAGTTTTACCATTGGGATGGTCTTCATCTGTCAGACTTAATAGAGAGAATGCAGGTATGAGATGACACCTGTACTTGAACTTACAGTAGGTTCACTCAACTTTCTTATCAGCAGGGGTCTTGGTTTTTAACAACATAACACTGGACACAACGAATGGACAATATCTATAAGTATGCATGAGATTGAATGATTAACGTAGTCTACATAATAACTGacagggcttgtaagcatttcactgttgtattcggcacatgtgacaaataaaaataaaatgtgattcgaCATGCGAGGTAGGGTTGGGTATAATTTGtgttacgttccaacaggaatctgttgtagaaacttcgtaaataacaaggttgccaacaacAACGCATATAATGTTGTATttcggcagaataagataccagtTAGGGCGTGGGCTATTTCATTAAAATGTGTCACTCACCACGTTCATTCCGAAAAATGTCAGTCTTCACTCTGTTAGCCTAttgacaaacattaagaataagctacgtggtgggTTGATGCCTATTCGGTGAATTGGtcatgctactttgtatgcgttgtttgttggcaaccttgtactttacgacatttttggaacagattcctgttggaacgttccacaaattatacccaccctgcGAAGTAGCTAGCTACTGTTAGTTATTTCGCGTTAACCTCAAATTAGAACGTGACTGTGTAACATGAAAACTCAAAGGCATAACTAAGTCCCCGCCATTGCTTTTCCTGATAATCCAaaatgtgtgtttgtaaattatgtgtaTTGCCTTTGCACACTGTGACTCTGTCAAACCAACGTTTTGGGGGAGTTCTAGGAAAGAGATCGCGTCCTGATAAACTGCTAACGTTGGCTTGTTAGCAATCCACATTTAGCATGATTAGCTAGCTAGGAAGGTGGTTAGTGCGAACAAGCCCTATACCTGGTGCTACGTTAGCTCCCTGGTTTGTTTGAACCCAATAACCACAGTATAATAATCTTTGCAAGAACCAACCCATGAGTCTACCGTGTTATTAGTCAGGTAGTTAGCTAGCTTTAATACGTTACAACCACAGCAACTGCCTGCCTTGCACACTTTGTACTGCCGGACACGCAAGCTAGCTAACCTAGTAGGCCAGCACAGAACATTATACATTTCTCAAATTGCCCGAACAAACCATTCATGCCAGTAAACTAGGCTGtataaaaacatatttacatGATATCTTGACTCTCATCTTCAATTTCTTTTATCTTATTTACTACGAAATCGCGAAAAATTTGTTCGATGTTGGCCGCCATGTCTTTAGTAATCCCTCAATGCCGACATCCACCAATGTGTTTTCCGCGGCGTCCGTTCAGCGCATGTGTAGCAGCACAGACCGACACCGGACGTTGGTTGCAACCCACCTCACGTAGACAAACTGAAAAAGTTGTTCATGTTTGGGTGCGTACTGTCTTTGCCTCTGTCTGTTAGAAGCTGTCGGTGTAGTGAGGCACTACATTTATCTATTGATCTCACTTTTGTAGTTTTCCTCAAGCTAATTGTTTTCCCGAAGTCTTTTTGTTGATATAGGCAGGCAGTAGATAGTAGTCTAGCCtatttgattatttatgacaTCCTGCCATACAGGAGTGTCTCATTCATAAGCGTGGACAAAGATTATACAGCTTGGATCAGTTGGTTCCAGTTAATTTCTTTTTGATTtcattatacagtatgtactatTCAAACAGTGTTCAGACAGTTGAAGTAGGGGAAGACGTTGGACCTGTTGCTGAAGCATCATTGAAACAGCTTCAGGCAGAATACATCTCTAGCTGTTTTCATTTCACAATGAACACAAGACACACCATGTAAAATGCTCCGTTTTTATTTTAAGAAGAGAGGACATACAActtaatagaaacaggatgcagatGTTTTATGGTTCACAGGATTACTGCATGGAAAcagcattttatttatttatttttatttcacctttatttaaccaggtaggcaagttgagaacaagttttttTAAAATCCATGTGTTTTTTAATGTCACTCAAGATGGTGACAGAATAGAACACTTCAATAGAACACTTAATGTGTTGACATCACTTGGTTACTGGTGAGACCTGATATCACTACCATTGGAGGGGGCGTGGGTAATttaacttttctattgtgtttgtcTCCATCAGGTTTTGTTGCCTTCTATGTATGTTGCAACTTGCCATCGAGTGACAAGTCCCTTTCATAGTGAATTGTAATGTCCATTCTACTTATTCTAATTCTACAGTTAGTGCAGGCCTCTTATGCTGCCATGGGGAAGGAGCAGATGGAAGCTCTTCAGTTCACAGTCCACTGCTGTCCACCAGCTCTCATCTGGGAGAGGGAACAAATGACAATGTTGTTAAATGGACCAGTCATATACCATATCATCCAATTTTAAGGCTCTAACTTTGATTGTGTCGAATAGACCTGTTGATTAAAACAGTATCAGAATGTTATAGTCATTAAAGAACAGAAATCTTATAATACAACATGCTCTCATAACCAATACCAAGTTCATCTGGGTCCTTCCCAGACTTTTTATGATTTATAGCCTTATTTATCAACAGTCTCAAAGGTAGCATTTCACAATGTAACCTGTTATTGATAGCACTGTGACTTAGAAAAGATGATATTGTTAATACTTAAAAGGTTGTCAATATAGATATCAAATACTTTTTAAAGGTATGAGTCTCACCAATTCTGAACATCTACTGTGTGACCGGGCATCCAGTCACTGTAGCCCCAGGTGGACCCGTCGGTCCACTCTGACTGCTTATCCTGCAGgggtcacaacacacacacacacacacacacacacacacacacacacacacacacaccattaaaaCTCTTGGAAAATGGCTAGGTTACTATTAGACATTCTGATTGAACAAGAGTGTGGGGGGGTGATGAAATACTGACCTTCACGACTCCACCCAGCCATGTCCGAGGACGGGACTCTTGGTGGCTCTGGTCACCATGGAGACCAGGCGGGAGTGCAGGTCGCCGTTGGTTACGGAGGCCAGGTGTCCGTGAGGGGAGAGAATGCTGCAGGAGGACtggacgcacacacatacacacacacacacacacacacacacaaatattagGACAGCTGTTTGTTTAAGAGAAAAGCGAATATGACCGACTGGGTGTATATTTCACCTCTGCCTCACTGAAGGTCATTAGTGTGGGGTTGAACTGATAGCAGTGGCCATCAATGACCTCACAAACACACTCTGTCTCTGAGTGAGTCTCAGCCTTAGCACTCACCAGCCTGTCATctacagggagaaggagagcaaGCATACTCCATcagtacacatactgtacacacaaacactctcacCCTGAGGTGTCAGTTTCatgcttctctccatctctccaacagGCCTGATGATCCATCCGCTCCTGATGTCCACCAGAGTTTTCTGGGAGTTCCCGGTTCCCTGT from the Salmo salar chromosome ssa17, Ssal_v3.1, whole genome shotgun sequence genome contains:
- the LOC106575346 gene encoding protein SON isoform X3, producing MAANIEQIFRDFVVNKIKEIEDESQDIILTDEDHPNGKTAEGADGINNTQDKDGVANKEEGDVPQKKHRKHKKHKKHKSKKKKRKEEKGSGSESAADSDGDKAKTGEEDDGRSKRHKRHSGKKKKKKQKKDGDKSNSSSGSESESKPQPGNKESKPQDLPDIIPKLEEKSPEKSSSRRSRSRSGKRRSRDRRGRSRSRSGRRRGGHTRSRSRHRRSGSHSRRSGSARRGRRTRSRSLVILKKDRRSRSRSRRRSKSKTRSQSRHREMSSGSPSPSRNDKSRSASKDSQLVEKDPSAALAKDESAVKDENVMVPIDPPALASQSSIDGVVNMAAATGGGWKPIPFLGDSSKGEPAVSSQPSECLTSPQKCPISPEVPSGEQHEASTDHQSTSAPDPNLSGQPTGEPGESDGPVTSETLDGSVDSLPPKTDAGGGDKVTPQGEELPASPKPQPTSGEAEMTEKGGESSKSRSPSKRKKSRSKSPGQKKRSDAKSSKKRRSRSKSPGRKRKSRSSSPSRKRKSRTPSRRKRSRSKSGTRKKKSRSKSRTRNKRSKSRSPKRKRSKSRSPARRSKRSRSRSGSRRRGRGAFGSHQLSQRDRWKREPSHSPVLILRKKRSPARTNRDTSKSPPRLTELDKDQLLEIAKANAAAMCAKAGIPIPESLRPKAVLQLPLPNPMSFSMPMNMNMPMNMPMNMSMNMPMSMTMNAAMASMTAATMTAALASMGSMASMQQMAPLPSITNKPPPGPPQPNMATIEDVKRKVAKQANSISIKEFTDKCKKIVEKGGELALAEPRISDDEDDGKPFGRAALREVKGISFSLNNASVRPSPALAVRSEAAFAKEFPVSSGSQHRKKEGDGGGAYGEWVTVDKKAEKAKAAATKALATAAKETSPGDAPLSAVSVATEEPAVVTESDSVFPEPPLQPVDITQAVGERMKAQKRLAENPYDVSAICMLSRAQEQVLLEQRCSAQRSCPTADHRPGSKRVSPCSCPCCHGHSQAPLSFPV
- the LOC106575346 gene encoding protein SON isoform X1 — protein: MAANIEQIFRDFVVNKIKEIEDESQDIILTDEDHPNGKTAEGADGINNTQDKDGVANKEEGDVPQKKHRKHKKHKKHKSKKKKRKEEKGSGSESAADSDGDKAKTGEEDDGRSKRHKRHSGKKKKKKQKKDGDKSNSSSGSESESKPQPGNKESKPQDLPDIIPKLEEKSPEKSSSRRSRSRSGKRRSRDRRGRSRSRSGRRRGGHTRSRSRHRRSGSHSRRSGSARRGRRTRSRSLVILKKDRRSRSRSRRRSKSKTRSQSRHREMSSGSPSPSRNDKSRSASKDSQLVEKDPSAALAKDESAVKDENVMVPIDPPALASQSSIDGVVNMAAATGGGWKPIPFLGDSSKGEPAVSSQPSECLTSPQKCPISPEVPSGEQHEASTDHQSTSAPDPNLSGQPTGEPGESDGPVTSETLDGSVDSLPPKTDAGGGDKVTPQGEELPASPKPQPTSGEAEMTEKGGESSKSRSPSKRKKSRSKSPGQKKRSDAKSSKKRRSRSKSPGRKRKSRSSSPSRKRKSRTPSRRKRSRSKSGTRKKKSRSKSRTRNKRSKSRSPKRKRSKSRSPARRSKRSRSRSGSRRRGRGAFGSHQLSQRDRWKREPSHSPVLILRKKRSPARTNRDTSKSPPRLTELDKDQLLEIAKANAAAMCAKAGIPIPESLRPKAVLQLPLPNPMSFSMPMNMNMPMNMPMNMSMNMPMSMTMNAAMASMTAATMTAALASMGSMASMQQMAPLPSITNKPPPGPPQPNMATIEDVKRKVAKQANSISIKEFTDKCKKIVEKGGELALAEPRISDDEDDGKPFGRAALREVKGISFSLNNASVRPSPALAVRSEAAFAKEFPVSSGSQHRKKEGDGGGAYGEWVTVDKKAEKAKAAATKALATAAKETSPGDAPLSAVSVATEEPAVVTESDSVFPEPPLQPVDITQAVGERMKAQKRLAENPYDVSAICMLSRAQEQVDAWAQSNTIPGLFTGSTGATVLSSEELSNSGPQAWIKKDQFLRAAPVSGGVGEFLMRKMGWRTGEGLGRHREGTVEPIIIDFKTDRKGLVAEGEKTQKSGGMVVMKDLLGKHPVSALMEMCNKKKWIPPEFVMVTHSGPDHRKNFLFKVVVNGQDFQPASASPNKKHAKAMAATVALQAMGEVAGDTGLYTGPVFTTATTGPLFSSNV
- the LOC106575346 gene encoding protein SON isoform X4; its protein translation is MAANIEQIFRDFVVNKIKEIEDESQDIILTDEDHPNGKTAEGADGINNTQDKDGVANKEEGDVPQKKHRKHKKHKKHKSKKKKRKEEKGSGSESAADSDGDKAKTGEEDDGRSKRHKRHSGKKKKKKQKKDGDKSNSSSGSESESKPQPGNKESKPQDLPDIIPKLEEKSPEKSSSRRSRSRSGKRRSRDRRGRSRSRSGRRRGGHTRSRSRHRRSGSHSRRSGSARRGRRTRSRSLVILKKDRRSRSRSRRRSKSKTRSQSRHREMSSGSPSPSRNDKSRSASKDSQLVEKDPSAALAKDESAVKDENVMVPIDPPALASQSSIDGVVNMAAATGGGWKPIPFLGDSSKGEPAVSSQPSECLTSPQKCPISPEVPSGEQHEASTDHQSTSAPDPNLSGQPTGEPGESDGPVTSETLDGSVDSLPPKTDAGGGDKVTPQGEELPASPKPQPTSGEAEMTEKGGESSKSRSPSKRKKSRSKSPGQKKRSDAKSSKKRRSRSKSPGRKRKSRSSSPSRKRKSRTPSRRKRSRSKSGTRKKKSRSKSRTRNKRSKSRSPKRKRSKSRSPARRSKRSRSRSGSRRRGRGAFGSHQLSQRDRWKREPSHSPVLILRKKRSPARTNRDTSKSPPRLTELDKDQLLEIAKANAAAMCAKAGIPIPESLRPKAVLQLPLPNPMSFSMPMNMNMPMNMPMNMSMNMPMSMTMNAAMASMTAATMTAALASMGSMASMQQMAPLPSITNKPPPGPPQPNMATIEDVKRKVAKQANSISIKEFTDKCKKIVEKGGELALAEPRISDDEDDGKPFGRAALREVKGISFSLNNASVRPSPALAVRSEAAFAKEFPVSSGSQHRKKEGDGGGAYGEWVTVDKKAEKAKAAATKALATAAKETSPGDAPLSAVSVATEEPAVVTESDSVFPEPPLQPVDITQAVGERMKAQKRLAENPYDVSAICMLSRAQEQVDAWAQSNTIPGLFTGSTGATVLSSEELSNSGPQAWIKKGQSL
- the LOC106575346 gene encoding protein SON isoform X2, coding for MAANIEQIFRDFVVNKIKEIEDESQDIILTDEDHPNGKTAEGADGINNTQDKDGVANKEEGDVPQKKHRKHKKHKKHKSKKKKRKEEKGSGSESAADSDGDKAKTGEEDDGRSKRHKRHSGKKKKKKQKKDGDKSNSSSGSESESKPQPGNKESKPQDLPDIIPKLEEKSPEKSSSRRSRSRSGKRRSRDRRGRSRSRSGRRRGGHTRSRSRHRRSGSHSRRSGSARRGRRTRSRSLVILKKDRRSRSRSRRRSKSKTRSQSRHREMSSGSPSPSRNDKSRSASKDSQLVEKDPSAALAKDESAVKDENVMVPIDPPALASQSSIDGVVNMAAATGGGWKPIPFLGDSSKGEPAVSSQPSECLTSPQKCPISPEVPSGEQHEASTDHQSTSAPDPNLSGQPTGEPGESDGPVTSETLDGSVDSLPPKTDAGGGDKVTPQGEELPASPKPQPTSGEAEMTEKGGESSKSRSPSKRKKSRSKSPGQKKRSDAKSSKKRRSRSKSPGRKRKSRSSSPSRKRKSRTPSRRKRSRSKSGTRKKKSRSKSRTRNKRSKSRSPKRKRSKSRSPARRSKRSRSRSGSRRRGRGAFGSHQLSQRDRWKREPSHSPVLILRKKRSPARTNRDTSKSPPRLTELDKDQLLEIAKANAAAMCAKAGIPIPESLRPKAVLQLPLPNPMSFSMPMNMNMPMNMPMNMSMNMPMSMTMNAAMASMTAATMTAALASMGSMASMQQMAPLPSITNKPPPGPPQPNMATIEDVKRKVAKQANSISIKEFTDKCKKIVEKGGELALAEPRISDDEDDGKPFGRAALREVKGISFSLNNASVRPSPALAVRSEAAFAKEFPVSSGSQHRKKEGDGGGAYGEWVTVDKKAEKAKAAATKALATAAKETSPGDAPLSAVSVATEEPAVVTESDSVFPEPPLQPVDITQAVGERMKAQKRLAENPYDVSAICMLSRAQEQVLLEQRCSAQRSCPTADHRPGSKRYHPLSYLLPTHPPHPKHTTPLPYRCLHRPCPLVYPLHKPASACSLITTQP